In a single window of the Phycisphaerae bacterium genome:
- a CDS encoding dihydrodipicolinate synthase family protein → MAQKRLSGIFTPHMVPLDDQGRINESELRRLVDWLIAKGISGLYPNGSTGEFTRFSFEERKTIVRIVAEQTAGRAAILAGAAEANLKMTLEAAAYYHQLGCDAVAIVAPFYYKLSQDAVYAYFAEIAHESPIPLTLYNIPQFANDIANPTIQRLAGECPQIVGIKDSSRDLPRFLNMMHDIRPIRSDFVFLTGCEEMLLPALIMGADGGTIATSGVVPEVVMKLYHLATQHKIEEARAIQYQLLDLIRLIVFGADFPEGVRQAVGLRGFHMGQGRHPLSAAQQLDLNALARTIQCILNSFGFTDAPPGGCDPNRSPITSTAVEQIVKEVVRRLQG, encoded by the coding sequence ATGGCCCAGAAGAGGTTGAGCGGCATCTTCACCCCCCACATGGTCCCCTTGGACGACCAGGGCCGAATCAACGAGTCCGAACTCCGCCGGCTGGTCGACTGGCTGATCGCCAAGGGTATCAGCGGCCTGTACCCCAACGGCAGCACGGGTGAGTTCACTCGGTTCAGCTTCGAGGAACGTAAGACTATTGTCCGCATCGTGGCCGAGCAGACCGCCGGCCGGGCCGCGATCCTGGCCGGTGCCGCCGAGGCCAACCTGAAGATGACCCTCGAGGCGGCCGCCTACTACCACCAACTCGGTTGCGACGCCGTGGCCATCGTCGCCCCGTTCTACTACAAGCTCAGCCAGGACGCGGTCTACGCCTACTTCGCCGAGATCGCCCACGAGAGCCCCATCCCGCTGACCCTGTACAACATTCCCCAGTTCGCCAACGACATCGCCAACCCGACGATCCAGCGTCTGGCCGGCGAGTGCCCGCAGATTGTGGGTATCAAGGACTCAAGCCGCGACCTGCCCCGCTTCCTGAACATGATGCACGACATCCGCCCAATCCGGTCGGACTTCGTCTTCCTGACCGGATGCGAGGAGATGCTCCTGCCCGCCCTGATCATGGGCGCCGACGGAGGAACCATCGCCACCAGCGGCGTGGTGCCCGAAGTGGTCATGAAGCTCTACCACCTGGCCACGCAGCACAAGATCGAGGAAGCCCGGGCCATCCAGTACCAACTCCTCGACCTGATCCGGCTGATCGTCTTCGGCGCCGACTTCCCCGAGGGCGTTCGCCAGGCCGTCGGCCTGCGCGGCTTCCACATGGGCCAGGGCCGCCACCCGCTCTCCGCCGCCCAGCAACTCGACCTGAACGCCCTGGCCCGCACCATCCAGTGCATTCTGAACAGCTTCGGCTTCACCGACGCTCCTCCCGGCGGTTGCGACCCCAATCGCAGCCCAATCACCTCCACCGCGGTGGAACAGATCGTCAAGGAAGTGGTTCGGCGATTGCAGGGCTGA
- a CDS encoding ABC transporter ATP-binding protein → MCPDIEGITNRQLMRWMFGFLSPVKTTVVLACLYLSLWTAAEVTAVRITAGAVNSIKEVHFSQLHADTGVVAWITGGTQEATALRHIVLLLAATTLGLGVFAYLKEVTNAKLSMNMVFYIREAVYDKLQRAGFGFHDAISTGELINRALSDLQNVRAFVNSAVLVTLEIVLIVGGYLILLLSRSPWVAALSLVPLPLWTWYILQFSKRAQPALKATMKEGDRNISIITENIAGVHVVKAFATQQQEVDKYRASCDSFFAKVMYRIRLFANFAPVMRSIATASHLTLFLAVGVLIIKARLTAGDVLMLGAAMGAILGRLQQVAVINDQYQNAIVSARRLFEVLVAAPSVKQRRDAPPLPDGPGAVRFESVTFGYDPAKPALRDITLEVPGGKVAAIVGPTGAGKTTLVSLVARFYDPQQGRILIDGTDIREVSLDSLRTQVSYVFQETFLFSDTVEANIAYGRPEIRGEMITEAARIAQAHEFIETLPLSYATRLTERGGTLSGGQRQRLAIARAILSTPRVLILDDATSAVDPETEESIRKAMRKGPAHQTTFVIAHRISTVKNADLVIILEEGRITQMGTHEQLLAQEGHYRQVVNLQLHGDVDIDSDEVSLSHMKRMRDFDRRRGKGLRQEEEIAGEPDA, encoded by the coding sequence GTGTGCCCTGACATCGAAGGTATCACCAACCGCCAGCTGATGCGGTGGATGTTCGGCTTCTTGTCGCCGGTGAAAACCACCGTGGTTCTGGCCTGCCTTTACCTGTCGCTGTGGACGGCCGCGGAGGTTACCGCCGTGCGGATCACCGCCGGGGCGGTCAACTCGATCAAGGAAGTCCACTTCAGTCAGCTTCACGCCGACACCGGCGTCGTGGCCTGGATCACGGGCGGTACTCAGGAGGCGACCGCCCTGCGACACATCGTGTTGCTGCTCGCCGCGACAACCCTCGGCCTCGGCGTCTTCGCCTACCTCAAGGAGGTCACCAACGCCAAGCTGAGCATGAACATGGTCTTCTACATCCGGGAGGCGGTGTACGACAAGCTGCAGCGGGCGGGATTCGGCTTCCACGACGCGATCTCGACCGGCGAACTCATCAACCGGGCACTGAGCGATCTCCAGAACGTCCGGGCGTTCGTCAATTCCGCCGTGCTGGTCACACTCGAGATCGTGCTCATCGTGGGCGGATACCTCATCCTGCTGCTATCCCGCTCTCCATGGGTCGCGGCCCTGTCACTCGTGCCCCTGCCGCTGTGGACCTGGTACATCCTGCAATTCAGCAAGCGCGCTCAGCCAGCACTGAAGGCCACCATGAAGGAAGGCGACAGGAACATCTCGATCATCACCGAGAACATCGCCGGCGTCCACGTGGTCAAGGCGTTCGCTACCCAGCAGCAGGAAGTCGATAAGTACAGGGCGAGCTGTGACAGCTTCTTCGCCAAGGTGATGTATCGCATCCGCCTTTTCGCCAACTTCGCACCGGTCATGCGGAGTATCGCGACCGCTTCGCATCTCACGCTCTTTCTGGCGGTCGGCGTGCTCATCATCAAGGCCCGGCTGACCGCCGGCGACGTGCTCATGCTCGGAGCCGCCATGGGCGCGATCCTGGGCCGGCTGCAGCAGGTAGCGGTGATCAATGACCAGTACCAGAACGCCATCGTGTCCGCCCGGCGGCTCTTCGAAGTCCTGGTCGCAGCGCCGTCCGTGAAGCAGCGCCGGGACGCCCCGCCACTGCCTGACGGACCGGGTGCCGTCCGGTTCGAGAGCGTGACCTTCGGATACGATCCGGCCAAGCCCGCCCTGCGCGACATCACTTTAGAGGTTCCAGGTGGCAAAGTCGCGGCCATCGTCGGACCAACCGGAGCGGGCAAGACCACGTTGGTCAGCCTCGTCGCGAGGTTCTACGACCCACAGCAGGGCCGAATCCTGATCGACGGGACCGACATCCGCGAGGTCTCGCTCGACAGCCTGCGAACACAGGTCAGCTACGTGTTTCAGGAGACGTTCCTGTTCAGCGATACCGTCGAGGCCAACATCGCCTACGGCCGTCCGGAGATCCGCGGCGAGATGATCACCGAGGCGGCCCGGATCGCTCAAGCTCACGAGTTCATCGAGACGCTCCCGCTGAGCTATGCGACCCGGCTGACCGAGCGCGGCGGCACGCTCTCCGGCGGGCAGCGGCAGAGGCTGGCCATCGCCCGGGCCATTCTATCCACCCCCCGCGTCCTGATCCTCGACGACGCAACCTCGGCGGTCGACCCCGAAACCGAGGAGAGCATCCGCAAGGCGATGCGCAAGGGGCCCGCCCACCAAACCACGTTCGTCATCGCTCACCGGATCAGTACGGTCAAAAACGCCGATCTGGTCATCATCCTCGAGGAAGGGCGCATCACCCAGATGGGCACCCACGAGCAACTGCTCGCCCAGGAAGGCCACTACCGACAGGTGGTCAACCTGCAGCTCCACGGTGACGTGGACATCGACTCCGATGAGGTGTCACTGTCCCACATGAAACGGATGCGTGACTTCGATCGGCGACGCGGCAAAGGCCTCAGACAGGAAGAGGAAATCGCGGGAGAACCCGATGCCTGA
- a CDS encoding ABC transporter ATP-binding protein has protein sequence MPDLEETTRRAKPLRQMLLAARSAAAAVRRRLRRRTTAEQLEVLNEEGEPRYRPIDRQMISRLLSCMKPYRRHYVKGITLGMVMILLEMQSPRFIGAIINWTTNYANGQLNPMPTEAAAIRHLGAIVLLWAAVLAVAMLLHRWTILIMTHAGEKVQFDLRRRLFAHLQELSMSFYDRTKLGRLISRSTTDINSLREMNVWGIDSVAKNSIMMCVATTMLLATEPRLFLAVAWLAPVLFILNRAYRRKAAIMYQIAREGFTRVSTNLAENITGVRVVTAFNRQSFNLGVFDRLQDANTLNNVRASRVNGVYQPLLGFVGFIGRMIILVYGGYLVATNRIDRRFGVGSVVTAFLYWDWFMAPIINFGNFYNQLMMAMAGGERVFTLLDTKPEVTDLTGARPMPPIQGQVEFHDVTFGYRPDKPVLHDISFIAEPGQMIALVGATGSGKSSIISLIARFYLPQKGAILVDRQDIRQVTSESLHRQMGLVLQTNYLFTGTVMDNIRYARPAATDTDVLEAARKLGTYDAIMSLLDGFATEVGERGANMSIGQRQLICFTRAFLANPRIFMLDEATSSVDTTTERQIQNSLEQLMRGRTTFVVAHRLSTIQRADCILVIDNGRIIERGSHAELLEQDGKYAHLHDQFVLACG, from the coding sequence ATGCCTGACCTCGAGGAGACAACCCGGCGCGCCAAACCCCTCCGGCAAATGCTGTTGGCCGCTCGGTCCGCCGCCGCCGCAGTCCGCCGCAGGCTCCGGCGGCGCACCACGGCCGAGCAGCTCGAGGTCCTCAACGAGGAGGGTGAGCCGCGCTATCGCCCTATCGATCGGCAGATGATCAGCCGGCTACTATCCTGCATGAAGCCCTACCGCCGTCACTACGTCAAGGGCATCACCCTCGGCATGGTCATGATCTTGCTCGAAATGCAGTCGCCGCGTTTCATCGGGGCGATCATCAACTGGACCACCAACTACGCGAACGGGCAGCTCAACCCTATGCCCACCGAGGCGGCTGCGATCCGCCACCTCGGAGCGATCGTCCTTCTCTGGGCCGCGGTCCTGGCCGTCGCCATGTTGCTGCACCGCTGGACCATCCTGATCATGACCCACGCGGGCGAGAAGGTGCAGTTCGATCTCCGCCGACGGCTCTTCGCCCACCTGCAGGAGCTCTCGATGAGCTTCTACGACAGGACCAAGCTCGGCCGGCTCATCAGCCGCAGCACCACCGACATCAACAGCCTGCGCGAGATGAACGTCTGGGGCATCGACAGCGTGGCGAAGAACTCGATCATGATGTGCGTGGCCACGACCATGCTGCTCGCCACCGAACCGCGCCTCTTCCTGGCCGTGGCGTGGCTCGCCCCGGTCCTGTTCATTCTCAACCGGGCCTACCGCCGCAAGGCTGCGATCATGTACCAGATCGCCCGCGAAGGCTTCACCCGCGTCTCCACCAACTTGGCCGAGAACATCACCGGCGTACGGGTCGTGACTGCATTCAACCGGCAATCATTCAACCTCGGCGTCTTCGATCGTCTCCAGGACGCGAACACCCTGAACAATGTAAGAGCCTCCCGCGTCAACGGCGTCTACCAGCCGCTGCTCGGCTTCGTCGGTTTCATCGGCCGGATGATCATCCTGGTCTACGGCGGCTATCTCGTGGCCACCAACCGCATCGACAGGCGCTTCGGCGTAGGCAGCGTGGTCACAGCGTTCCTCTACTGGGACTGGTTCATGGCCCCAATCATCAACTTCGGCAACTTCTACAACCAGCTGATGATGGCCATGGCCGGCGGCGAACGCGTGTTCACCCTGCTGGACACCAAGCCCGAGGTAACCGATCTGACCGGGGCTCGGCCCATGCCGCCGATCCAGGGACAGGTCGAATTCCACGACGTCACCTTCGGCTACAGACCGGACAAGCCCGTACTGCATGACATCAGCTTCATCGCGGAGCCGGGGCAGATGATCGCCTTGGTGGGCGCAACCGGCAGCGGTAAGAGCAGCATCATCTCCTTGATCGCCAGGTTCTACCTCCCGCAGAAAGGAGCCATCCTGGTGGACCGACAGGACATCCGCCAGGTCACCAGCGAATCGCTGCATCGCCAGATGGGACTGGTCCTTCAGACCAACTACCTGTTCACCGGCACGGTCATGGACAACATCCGCTACGCCCGACCGGCGGCCACCGACACCGACGTCCTCGAGGCCGCCCGGAAACTGGGCACCTACGACGCGATCATGAGCCTCCTCGATGGTTTCGCCACCGAGGTCGGCGAACGCGGAGCCAACATGTCGATCGGCCAGCGGCAACTCATCTGCTTCACCCGGGCGTTCCTGGCCAACCCGCGGATCTTCATGCTCGACGAAGCCACCAGTTCGGTGGATACCACGACCGAGCGGCAAATCCAGAACTCGCTCGAACAGCTGATGCGCGGCCGGACCACCTTTGTCGTCGCCCACCGGCTGAGCACCATCCAGCGAGCCGACTGCATCCTGGTCATCGACAACGGGCGGATTATCGAACGGGGTTCACACGCCGAACTCCTGGAGCAGGACGGCAAGTACGCCCATCTGCACGACCAGTTCGTGCTCGCTTGCGGGTGA
- a CDS encoding BMC domain-containing protein, with protein sequence MSADVEQQDSAIASVGLVEVMGLSASLVVADVMVKAANVRLAGIEVNHAGGMGVKVTGRAADVRASVQAGREIAEQMHALLGGRDWASYAAGADFLVHSAQEYNTLLGFYEHMLPGGAGASPAADSQGAAMAAQDAIGFIETQGLVGLLEAADTMCKAADVKIIGKEKIGAAYVTVMVTGDVAAVKAAVQAGAAAVERVGGKLILGHVIARPHDELAALLPK encoded by the coding sequence ATGTCGGCAGATGTTGAGCAGCAGGACTCGGCGATCGCCAGCGTCGGTCTGGTCGAGGTCATGGGCTTGTCGGCCAGTCTGGTCGTGGCCGACGTCATGGTCAAGGCGGCCAACGTCCGCCTTGCTGGCATCGAGGTCAACCACGCCGGCGGGATGGGTGTCAAGGTCACCGGGAGGGCCGCCGATGTACGGGCCTCGGTTCAGGCCGGCCGCGAGATTGCCGAGCAGATGCACGCGCTCCTCGGCGGTCGCGACTGGGCCAGCTACGCGGCGGGCGCCGACTTCCTGGTTCACTCCGCTCAGGAGTATAATACCCTCCTGGGGTTCTACGAGCACATGCTGCCGGGCGGGGCGGGGGCCTCTCCGGCGGCTGATTCACAAGGAGCTGCCATGGCTGCTCAAGATGCCATCGGATTCATCGAGACCCAGGGTCTAGTCGGTCTGCTCGAGGCGGCTGACACCATGTGCAAAGCCGCGGACGTCAAGATCATCGGCAAGGAGAAGATCGGTGCGGCGTACGTGACGGTCATGGTGACCGGCGACGTGGCGGCGGTGAAGGCAGCCGTTCAAGCCGGTGCTGCGGCGGTCGAACGCGTCGGCGGCAAGCTCATCCTCGGGCACGTTATCGCTCGTCCCCACGACGAGCTGGCGGCGCTGCTGCCGAAGTGA
- a CDS encoding U32 family peptidase produces MAPNGTARVELLAPAGNTESLRAAVANGADAVYFGLEDFNARRRAKNFTLADLPETMSFLHRRNVRGYVTFNTLIFSEELERAAAFIAGIAEAGTDAVIVQDIGIIRLIRRMCPSLAIHASTQATQTHAAGIEFLRAMGVNRVILARELSVEDIGQIHRETQVELEVFVHGALCISFSGQCLASKSLFGRSANRGVCAQACRLPYQLVVDGQLTDPAEPAYVLSPKDLCACDHIPRLIEAGAIAFKIEGRLKSAPYVAAATRLYRQAIDAAVQGIPFVPGEQQMTDLAQSFSRGFTPGFLDGNRHRELVDGRSPKNRGLVVGTVVGRTPRAVLVEYDASASATEERLKPGDGVVFDDGHPERDEQGGRVYAVQPVQARKGTTRGTHITAGARRVEISFSRDDVNTAAVAIGSTVWKTDDPGTRRRLESSYRRDYPTRRIPLTVTARIEPDNWLRVLMRDNAGHEAEAVTPQPLQAAQRHPMTTALLHGQFARLGDTPFELAELVLLDAAGPTDSLPFLAPKSVLNDLRRRAVQAMLENRSAARRHRVEEPNALAILREERIAPSVWPRSENDLQLCVLVRTQEQMDAVLAWARKHPSIIAVIYCEGSRGPEAPHFHDTSARAEQPRPLIGLPTPVICKPGDEVALARIAQQRPNVILTRNLAALSWLRKHAPEIPLVGDYGLNVTNELSASALMGSGLTRLTPSCDLDETRRAQLIKASPGVPFEMIFYTHLPLFHTAHCLLAARLNGGNDCTPCAAPCRRHHLALRDRAGVEHPVLPDEQGRNTVFSGPVYPATGLLEDPTRSGARYGRIELLSESAPQTRELLDHCARGLIKQTGHGVRAP; encoded by the coding sequence ATGGCACCGAATGGAACAGCGCGAGTCGAACTGCTGGCTCCGGCCGGAAACACGGAGTCCCTGCGCGCCGCCGTGGCCAACGGTGCGGACGCAGTCTACTTCGGCCTGGAGGACTTCAACGCCCGACGCCGGGCGAAGAACTTCACCCTGGCCGACCTGCCGGAAACCATGTCGTTCCTCCACCGCCGCAACGTGAGAGGATACGTCACCTTTAACACGCTGATCTTCTCGGAAGAACTGGAGCGGGCGGCCGCATTCATCGCGGGCATCGCCGAGGCCGGAACGGATGCCGTGATCGTCCAGGATATCGGCATCATTCGGTTGATTCGAAGAATGTGCCCGTCACTGGCCATCCACGCGTCAACCCAAGCCACCCAGACCCACGCGGCCGGCATCGAGTTCCTCCGGGCCATGGGCGTGAATCGGGTGATCCTCGCCCGCGAGCTTTCCGTCGAGGACATCGGGCAGATCCACCGCGAGACGCAGGTCGAGCTCGAGGTCTTCGTCCACGGGGCGTTGTGCATCTCCTTCAGCGGGCAGTGCCTGGCCAGCAAATCGCTCTTCGGGCGGAGCGCGAACCGCGGGGTGTGCGCTCAGGCGTGCCGCCTGCCCTACCAGTTGGTCGTCGATGGCCAGCTCACCGACCCGGCCGAACCAGCCTACGTACTCAGCCCCAAGGACCTTTGCGCGTGCGATCACATTCCCAGACTGATCGAGGCCGGAGCCATCGCATTCAAGATCGAGGGACGACTCAAGAGCGCTCCGTACGTGGCCGCCGCTACCCGGCTGTATCGCCAGGCCATCGATGCCGCGGTACAAGGAATCCCGTTCGTTCCCGGCGAACAGCAGATGACCGACCTCGCCCAGAGCTTCTCGAGAGGATTCACCCCCGGCTTCCTGGACGGCAACCGCCATCGAGAGCTGGTCGATGGGCGATCGCCCAAGAACCGGGGACTGGTCGTCGGAACGGTCGTCGGGAGGACGCCACGGGCCGTGCTGGTCGAATACGACGCAAGCGCTTCCGCGACGGAGGAGCGACTCAAACCCGGCGATGGCGTGGTGTTCGACGACGGCCACCCTGAACGTGACGAGCAAGGTGGGCGGGTATACGCCGTACAACCAGTGCAGGCTCGGAAAGGCACCACCCGGGGCACGCACATCACCGCCGGCGCTCGACGTGTCGAGATCAGCTTCAGCCGGGATGACGTCAACACGGCGGCCGTAGCCATTGGAAGCACGGTATGGAAAACAGACGACCCGGGAACTCGCCGGCGGCTGGAGAGCAGCTACCGCCGCGACTATCCGACTCGACGCATCCCCCTGACCGTCACCGCCCGGATCGAGCCGGACAACTGGCTCCGGGTTCTTATGCGCGACAATGCCGGCCATGAGGCCGAGGCGGTCACCCCGCAGCCACTACAAGCCGCCCAGCGACACCCGATGACGACCGCCCTGCTGCACGGCCAGTTCGCCCGGTTGGGCGATACCCCCTTTGAACTGGCCGAGCTGGTGCTCCTGGACGCCGCCGGGCCGACAGACTCGCTCCCGTTCCTGGCCCCCAAGAGTGTGTTGAACGACCTGCGACGGCGAGCGGTGCAGGCAATGCTGGAGAATCGGTCGGCGGCGCGCCGCCATAGGGTGGAGGAGCCGAATGCCCTGGCGATACTGCGGGAGGAACGGATCGCTCCATCCGTCTGGCCCCGGAGTGAGAACGATCTTCAGCTCTGCGTCCTCGTTCGCACGCAGGAACAGATGGATGCCGTGCTCGCGTGGGCCAGGAAACATCCGTCCATCATCGCGGTCATCTATTGCGAGGGCTCACGCGGACCGGAAGCTCCTCACTTTCATGATACCTCTGCTCGGGCTGAACAACCCCGCCCACTGATCGGACTCCCCACGCCGGTCATCTGCAAGCCCGGTGACGAAGTCGCCCTTGCCCGGATCGCCCAGCAGCGGCCCAACGTCATTCTCACCCGCAACCTCGCGGCCCTGAGCTGGCTGCGGAAACACGCTCCAGAAATCCCTTTGGTCGGCGACTACGGGCTGAACGTGACCAACGAGCTGAGTGCGTCCGCGCTGATGGGCAGCGGGCTGACCCGCCTGACACCCAGCTGTGACCTGGATGAAACTCGGCGCGCACAGCTGATCAAGGCTTCACCAGGTGTTCCCTTCGAGATGATCTTCTATACCCACCTGCCACTCTTCCACACCGCTCATTGCCTGCTCGCGGCTCGACTGAACGGCGGAAACGACTGCACCCCGTGTGCCGCACCTTGCCGACGACACCATCTCGCGCTGCGGGACCGGGCGGGCGTCGAACATCCAGTGCTGCCCGATGAGCAGGGACGAAACACGGTCTTCAGCGGGCCGGTCTACCCCGCGACCGGCCTGCTCGAGGACCCCACACGGTCGGGCGCCAGGTATGGGCGGATCGAACTGCTGTCCGAGTCAGCCCCGCAGACCCGTGAGCTGCTCGATCACTGCGCGAGAGGGCTCATCAAGCAGACCGGCCATGGAGTGCGAGCACCTTGA